In the genome of Actinomadura graeca, one region contains:
- a CDS encoding Crp/Fnr family transcriptional regulator — MANHNDAPRPVGGWPRRSFLGTLDAPDRARLLKLGTSRQIAAGETLIMEGTTEPREVFVLLQGCAKVTSATDGGDTVLLSIRADGDLVGELAVLDDCPRLARVTTIGPCVVRRIGQPEFLEFLAASPGAFLAVSRIVSARLRNATWHRVEYGGSSVPVRIARMLMMLAREHGRPAAEGTLITLPLTHPDMAGLVGAKEPTVQKALASLKHRKVIDKGYREIVIRDWPALHTAAGITEIPPEYGID; from the coding sequence ATGGCGAACCACAATGACGCTCCCCGCCCGGTCGGAGGATGGCCGCGGCGCAGTTTCCTCGGGACGCTGGACGCCCCCGACCGGGCACGGCTTCTGAAACTGGGCACCTCCCGGCAGATCGCCGCCGGGGAGACGCTCATCATGGAAGGCACCACCGAGCCGCGCGAGGTCTTCGTCCTGCTCCAGGGCTGCGCGAAGGTCACCAGCGCCACCGACGGCGGAGACACCGTGCTGCTGTCCATCCGCGCCGACGGGGACCTGGTCGGCGAGCTCGCGGTCCTGGACGACTGCCCCCGGCTGGCCAGGGTGACCACGATCGGGCCCTGCGTCGTCCGGCGGATCGGCCAGCCGGAGTTCCTGGAGTTCCTCGCCGCGTCCCCCGGCGCGTTCCTCGCCGTGAGCCGCATCGTCTCCGCCAGGCTGCGCAACGCCACCTGGCACCGGGTCGAGTACGGCGGCTCCTCGGTGCCGGTCAGGATCGCCCGCATGCTGATGATGCTCGCCCGCGAGCACGGGAGGCCCGCGGCCGAGGGCACCCTCATCACGCTGCCGCTGACGCACCCCGACATGGCCGGGCTGGTGGGCGCGAAGGAACCGACCGTGCAGAAGGCGCTGGCGTCGCTCAAGCACAGGAAGGTCATCGACAAGGGCTACCGCGAGATCGTCATCCGCGACTGGCCCGCGCTGCACACGGCCGCGGGGATCACCGAGATCCCGCCGGAGTACGGGATTGACTGA
- a CDS encoding toll/interleukin-1 receptor domain-containing protein, whose amino-acid sequence MRRLLLSVDAKGYGGATDRRQERMQVDLLAVLDEAAERTGLSRSGWTRQPGGDGELAILPDTEPEARVVEDFPRALAGALRARNRDVRPELRLRLRLAVHHGVTLDAPNGHAGAGPVAVSRLCDSRPLKDALAASGADLAVIYSRQVFADTIRQERTGLGPKELREVRVVQKEFDEPAWMWIPGHDVHALVLPASDEPGSDPEPGPVLEPVPDPGGEIDAVMCFAEQDVATVERLALKLRRRGVTVWIEPWVEPGLVVLLEKERAIGAASNGILVFSRAAVTQPGVLDDYAALLARVHEPGGRRFVPVLIEDVPLPRFAALRRPLDLTGDRFDEDGRIDLLARAIGIDTTG is encoded by the coding sequence GTGCGGCGGTTGTTGCTCTCGGTGGACGCGAAGGGGTACGGCGGCGCCACCGACCGCAGGCAGGAGCGGATGCAGGTGGACCTGCTCGCGGTGCTGGACGAGGCCGCCGAGCGGACCGGGCTGAGCCGCAGCGGCTGGACCAGGCAGCCCGGCGGCGACGGGGAGCTGGCGATCCTGCCCGACACCGAACCCGAGGCCCGGGTCGTCGAGGACTTCCCCCGGGCGCTGGCGGGCGCGCTGCGCGCCCGGAACCGCGACGTTCGTCCCGAGCTGCGGCTCCGGCTGCGGCTTGCCGTCCACCACGGCGTGACGCTCGACGCCCCGAACGGCCACGCGGGCGCGGGGCCGGTGGCGGTCAGCCGGTTGTGCGACAGCCGGCCCCTCAAGGACGCCCTCGCGGCGTCCGGCGCCGACCTGGCGGTCATCTACTCGCGGCAGGTCTTCGCCGACACCATCCGGCAGGAGCGGACCGGGCTCGGGCCGAAGGAGCTGAGGGAGGTCCGGGTGGTCCAGAAGGAGTTCGACGAACCCGCCTGGATGTGGATCCCCGGCCATGACGTGCACGCCCTCGTCCTGCCCGCGTCAGACGAACCGGGTTCCGATCCGGAGCCCGGTCCCGTCCTCGAACCCGTTCCCGATCCCGGCGGGGAGATCGACGCGGTGATGTGCTTCGCGGAGCAGGACGTCGCGACCGTCGAACGGCTCGCCCTGAAACTGCGACGCAGGGGCGTGACGGTCTGGATCGAGCCGTGGGTGGAGCCGGGTCTGGTCGTCCTGCTGGAAAAGGAACGGGCGATCGGCGCCGCGTCGAACGGCATCCTGGTCTTCAGCCGGGCGGCGGTGACGCAGCCCGGGGTCCTGGACGACTACGCCGCGCTGCTGGCCCGCGTGCACGAGCCGGGCGGGCGCCGGTTCGTCCCGGTGCTGATCGAGGACGTGCCGCTGCCCCGTTTCGCCGCCCTCCGCCGCCCGCTGGACCTGACCGGAGATCGTTTCGACGAGGACGGCCGAATTGATCTCCTCGCCCGCGCGATCGGTATTGACACAACTGGTTGA
- a CDS encoding serine/threonine-protein kinase, with the protein MNEEPGPPPPRRRLTYLDARTGRPAEAEVVATAGDGAVKLETPGGTVEARLLEPGGAGHRALDNEIITGLRVRRCLAGRPHPAEVPALIGYDVSGDGPFALVEPYRGSPCGAEAGRLLPEDLHRFQASLLVGVRVLTAAGIAHRALGPHTVRWDGERVQITGFARAALLGEPREAVGVPPWSAPEQRPEQVSGDVTDRDDLWAAGRLILYMATGEEGAEPDAAALPPELARLVDGLFGPPGTRPDVTGMLRRIEAADPVPYGPEPEPGLVEGRREFFRIRQAKHAETAPGVPDEEPGPDPGPRPGRWRMPRVSPHWAWLGVALIVLLALSAHLIGG; encoded by the coding sequence GTGAACGAGGAGCCCGGCCCGCCCCCGCCGCGCCGGCGGCTGACGTACCTGGACGCCCGCACCGGACGTCCGGCCGAAGCGGAGGTCGTGGCCACGGCCGGAGACGGCGCCGTGAAGCTGGAGACCCCCGGCGGCACCGTCGAGGCACGGCTGCTCGAACCCGGCGGCGCCGGGCACCGCGCGCTCGACAACGAGATCATCACCGGCCTGCGGGTCCGGCGCTGCCTCGCCGGGCGCCCCCATCCGGCCGAGGTGCCGGCGCTGATCGGCTACGACGTCTCCGGCGACGGGCCGTTCGCGCTGGTCGAGCCGTACCGGGGGAGTCCCTGCGGCGCCGAGGCGGGCAGGCTCCTGCCCGAGGACCTGCACCGGTTCCAGGCGAGCCTGCTCGTGGGCGTGCGGGTCCTCACGGCGGCCGGGATCGCGCACCGGGCGCTGGGCCCGCACACCGTCCGGTGGGACGGCGAGCGGGTGCAGATCACCGGTTTCGCGCGCGCCGCCCTCCTCGGCGAACCGCGCGAGGCGGTGGGCGTGCCCCCGTGGAGCGCGCCCGAGCAGCGTCCCGAGCAGGTTTCCGGGGACGTGACCGACCGCGACGATCTGTGGGCGGCGGGCCGCCTCATCCTGTACATGGCCACCGGCGAGGAGGGCGCGGAGCCGGACGCCGCGGCGCTTCCGCCCGAGCTGGCACGGCTCGTGGACGGGCTCTTCGGGCCGCCCGGCACACGTCCCGACGTGACCGGCATGCTCCGCCGGATCGAGGCGGCCGATCCCGTCCCGTACGGCCCGGAACCGGAACCGGGCCTGGTGGAGGGGCGGCGGGAGTTCTTCCGGATCCGGCAGGCCAAGCACGCCGAGACCGCGCCCGGGGTGCCGGACGAGGAGCCCGGGCCCGACCCCGGTCCGCGTCCCGGCCGGTGGCGGATGCCGAGGGTGTCACCGCACTGGGCCTGGCTCGGCGTCGCGCTGATCGTGCTGCTGGCCCTGTCCGCCCACCTGATCGGAGGTTGA